The following nucleotide sequence is from Halogeometricum borinquense DSM 11551.
TGCCGCGAGTGCCATCGCCGCGAACGCCACCCACGTGATTCCGAGGAGTTTCCACGCGCCGACGCTCGCCGCGTACGCTGAGAGACCGATGAAGATGACGGTGGCGGCGACACCGACACGTGAGATTCGTGTCACGCTGTTAATTCTGGCGTATCGGTTAATAGGAGTCACGATATTAACACAGCCAGTCGAGTTCATAACAATGTCGATCCCGACCATCTGAAATGAGTTACGTCCACTGCGGCGTCGGTGCCGAAAAAGAGTCAGTTCACACCACGCTTCTCCGTTTTGCCGTCCCTCGTCGCCTTCTGCTCCTCACCGGGTCGCCTGCTTCCACGCCTGTCGGTCGAGACGGCCGCCGTCGAGTTCGTCTCGGTCGGCTTCGGTGGCGGCCCACACGTACATCGGTGCGACGTCGTCGGCGTCACGTCCCTGACCGTCAGTTAGCCCGGTGGCAACCAGTCCGGGGTCAACGACACCGATAACGGGTGCAACGTCGGCGGCGAACTGTCGGGCCAGTCCCTCGACGGCCGCTTTCGAGACGGCGTACGCGCCCATACCCGGCTTGGGATCGTGTGCGATGGACCCCGACGGAACGAGAACACGCGTGTCGTCGTTCACGTGCGGCAGCGCCTCACGAACTGCGGTGAAAACACCGCGAACGTTCGTCCGGATGGTGTCGTCGAATCTGGTGTAAGACTCCTCGTGAACCGGCATCTCACCTGGAGTCCCGTGGTTCACGGCGGCGTTTGGGACGAGGACAGCGATGCCGTCGTCGTCGCCGCTTCGTGCAGCAGTCTCCATCAGTCGTTCGACGTCGTACTCGTCGCGTACGTCGGCGCGAACCGCCTCGGCGGATCCGGGTGTGTCTGCCACGTTCGCCACGACATCGGAGAGCGCATCCTCGTCGCGGGCACAGCAGACGACGTGTGCGCCTTCCGCAGCGAACGCCCGGACAAGGGCTACGCCGATTCCCCGACTCGCACCTGTTACGACGACCGTCTTTCCTGACACGTCCATACGTCCGCTTCGGACGAATCCGAGGTAAAGCCACAGCTTCCGGTCCCCGATATCGAACCTCTCACAGTCAGTCGATTTATAGTTTCATCGTCCCTAGGAATGCGATATGAATGCTGTCTCGGACCTCTCCGTCCTCGACGGAACGTCCGTGGTCGTTGTCGGTGGGGGATTCGGCGGACTATCGACGGCGTGTTACCTCGCCGACGCCGGTGCTACCGTGACAGTACTTGAGAAAAACGAGCAGTTAGGCGGCCGGGCCAGTCGTCTCGAACGGGACGGCTTCCGCTTCGATATGGGACCGTCATGGTACTTGATGCCAGACGTGTTCGAGGACTTTTTCGGATACTTCGACCGAACGCCTTCGGACTACTACGAACTCACGCGACTGGACCCCCACTACCGAATCTTCTTCAAGGACGGCGACCGGGTTGATATGGTTCCAGACCTCGAACAGAACCGCGAGACGTTCGAGGCGTACGAACCCGGTGCGGGCAAGCAGTTCGAGAAATATCTGCAGAAGGCCGAGAAGAACTATGAGGTGGGGATGGAACATTTCGTCTACACCGACCGGACGAAACTATCCGATTTCGCAGACTGGGACGTCATCAAGAACGCGCGGGGCCTGTCGCTCATCGGGTCGATGCAGGACCACGTCGAGAAGTACTTCGACCATCCGAAACTCCAGCAGATAATGCAGTACACGCTGGTGTTCCTCGGCGGCGCGCCGAACAACACGCCCGCGCTGTACAACCTGATGAGTCACGTAGATTTCAACATGGGCGTCTACTACCCCGACGGCGGCCTCGGCGGCGTCGTGGACGGGATGGTCTCCTTGGGCGAGGAACTCGGCGTCGAGTTCCGCGTCGAGAGCCCGGTAAACGAGATTCGCGGCCGCGAGGAGGCGTTCGTCACGCGCACCGAGGACGGCCGGGAGTTCTACTCCGACTACGTCGTCAGCGACGCCGACTACCGGCACACCGAGATGGACCTCTTACCCGAGGGCAAGCGGCAGTACGACGAGGATTACTGGCAGTCGCGGACGTATGCACCCTCCGCTTACTTACTTTACCTCGGCGTCGAGGGCGACGTACCCGAACTCGAACATCATACGCTGGTCCTGCCGACGGACTGGGACGACCATTTCGAGAAGATATTCGACGACCCGGCGTGGCCCGACGACCCGGCGTACTATCTCTGTGTTCCCTCGAAAACGGACGACACTGTCGCTCCGGAAGGCCATTCGAACCTGTTCGTTCTCGTCCCCATCGCGGCAGGATTGGACGATACGCCCGAGCAACGCGAACGCTACCGTGATCTCGTCTTAGACGACATCGCAGCACACACCGGAGAGGACCTACGGGACCGAATCGTCCTCGAAGAGTCGTTCTGCGTAGACGACTTCTCCGACCGGTACAACGCGACGCAAGGGACGGCACTCGGTCTCGCGCACACACTCCGACAGACGGCACTCCTCCGCCCGCCGCATCACTCTGAGGAGGTTTCTGGCCTGTACTTCACCGGGTCGTTCACAACGCCCGGTATCGGCGTCCCGATGTGTCTCATCAGCGGCCAACTGACGGCCGAAAAGATGGCCGAACGGATGGCGTAATGAACGCACGCGGCCGACTCGAATACCTGCTCACGCTCTCGCGCCCGCGGTTTTGGCTCTACCTCGCCGGACCCGTCGCCGTCGGCGTCGCCTTCGCCGCAACGGCCGTGAGCGACCTGCTCAGCCCTGCCGCCCTCGTCCTGTTCGGCTACTTTCTCCTGCCGGGGAATATTCTCCTCTACGGCGTCAACGACGCCTTCGACGCCGACGTAGATGAGGCGAACCCGAAGAAAGACGACAGAGAGGCGCGGTGGCAGGGCGACACCGTCGTCACCGCCGTCATCGTCGCGTCTGGCGTTCTCGGTCTCGGACTGTTCGCTGTCGCCCCCCGACTCACGTGGCCGTACCTCGCCGGATTCTTCCTCCTCGGCGTGGAGTACAGCGCGCCGCCGTTCCGGTTCAAGACGACGCCGTTTCTCGATTCGGTATCGAACGGTCTGTACATCTTGCCGGGCGCGGCGGCGTTCGCGGCCGTCGCCGGACAACACCCACCACTCTCTGCCCTCGTCGGCGCGTGGGCATGGACGATGGGGATGCACACGTTCTCTGCCATCCCCGACATCGAACCGGACCGTACGGCAGGTATCCGCACGACAGCCACATTTCTCGGCGAACGTCGAACGTACGCGTACTGTTTCGCCTGCTGGCTGGTTGCCGCCGCTGCCTTCGCGCTCGTGGACTGGCGACTGGGTGCGGTGTTGTCGGCGTACCCACTCGCTGTTCTCGCCGTCGCCCGCTCCGAAATCTCAGTCGAACGTGCGTACTGGTGGTATCCCGTGTTGAACACGGTTATCGGCGCAACCCTCACAATGGGTGCGCTCTGGAGATTGTTCTATGGTTGAAGCCGACGTTGCTCTCGCAAATCGGCTCCCGACCACGCGCGAGGAGTGGGAGTACCGGCTGGACCGACTCGTTCGAGAGAACCGCTTTACCATCTCGGTGTTCTTTCCGCTGAACGGTATCGTACTCCTCCTCGCCAGCGCGGAGGGCTGGCTTTCGGGGACCGTTCTCGCCCCGTTGGCGTTCAACGGCCTGTTTATCCTCTTCGGGACGTTCGTGATGCGCTCGCCCCTTCTCGTCGGCGTCCTTCCGCACACGACTCGTCGTGGGGCAACCGGCGTCGGCCTGTTGACGCTGTACGCGTACCTGATCGAGTACACCGGCGTTCACACCGGATTCCCGTATGGACAGTTCGCCTACGGTGTTGCCCTCGGACCGACCGTTGGCGGCATCCCGTTGGGTCTGCCGGTGTTTTTCGTCCCTCTCGTGATGAACGCCTACCTGCTGTGTTTGCTTCTTCTCGGCGATAGAGCCGAACACACAGTCATCCGTCTCTGTACGGTCATCATTGCCGTACTGGCGATGGACGTGGTGTTAGATCCCGGCGCGGTCGCTCTCGGGTTCTGGGCGTACACCCCGCCGGGCGCGTTCTACGGCGTTCCGCTCTCGAACTACGCGGGGTGGGTCCTCAGCGCGACCGTCGCTGTTATCCTGCTCGATTGGGGATACGATCAGCACATTCTCCTCACCCGCCTTTCGGAGTGTGAGTTCATGCTCGACGATCTCGTCTCCTTTGTCATCCTCTGGGGCGGCCTCAACGCGTGGTTCGGCAACTGGCTTCCCGTCGCTGTTGCCGCCCTGTTCGGCCTGGGACTTCTGAAGACCGAGCGATTCGACTCGCGGGTGTTTCGATTCAGTCAGCGGAAACGGTCCGGAAAGAACAGTTCGGAGTGAGCGTCGTTGACGCGACGCCAGCTACTCTCCGCGGGTGAAACTGCGGACCCAACTGGACAGTCGGCCGCCCAATAGACCCGGCGACCGGGAAGCGCCAGAATGCCCGGGGTCGTGATGAGAGTGATCCTCGCTCGAAGGGTACGGAACGACACTCACTTTCCGGAACACCGTTTCGGGGTCCTTTTCGACCGCCCAGTAGGCTCGCGTTTTGACGAGAAGCGCAAGCTTCCGCGCCGTCGAGAGCGACGGCGTCACCGAGAGTACATCGTAGGCGCGCTTGCGAATCGCGCGGTGGTGGTCGGCGTACAGGACCGCAGCCAGAAGCACGGCGAACTGGCAGTCTTCGGGGAGGTACTGGATACCGTGGACGCCCTCTCGATAGAGCGCTTCCGTCCGACGCATCTCCTCGCGCATCACCGCGCGGAAGTTCTCGTCACAGCGGAACGACTGGAGTTGTTCCTCGGTGACGCCGTGTTTTTCGAGCGTCTCCTGCGGGAGGTAGACTCGGTCCCGTTCGACGATGTCCTCACGCACGTCGCGCAGGAAGTTCGACATCTGGAACGCCTCGCCGAGGGCCGTCGCGTGCGGACGTGCTTTCTCCGCGTTCGGGGTCTGCATGATGTCGGTCATCATCCGTCCGACGGCGGCCGCGGAGCCGTCCATGTACGTTTCGAGTTCGTCGTACGTCTCGTAGCGGCTCTTTGTGATGTCGGAGCGCATCGCATCGATGAAGACGTTCACGTCCTCGTCCGCGATGTCGTACTGCTCGCGGAGTTCGGCAAACGCCGAGAGGACGGGGTCGTCCGTCTCGTCTCTCCCTAACGCCTGCGCACGAAGTTGCTCTAACCGTTCGCGTTGTGCCGACGGTTCGGCGGTTTCCTCGGCATCTACAACTTCGTCTGCGACGCGGAAGAACGCGTAGAGAACGTACGTCGCATGCCGGACCCGTTCCGGAAGCACCCGTGTTGCGAGGTGAAACGTCTTGCCGGTTTTACGCTGAATCGCCTTGCTTTGCTGGATCTGTTCCTGTTTTACCATTGTAGGATATCGAATGACGGCACCCTCGGAGCGATTGCAACGCGCCCACACATCTGCCAGACACTATTAACACTCGCAGTGACATAACCGTTCGTGACAAGCCTTAACTTGATACGGACCTACACCGTGGTATTCAGTCAAAAACGCCGTACAATGAGTCGATCGACGGTGGCACTCCCGAAACGATTCCGGCTACCAAAAAGTGTCACTGCAATCATATATCACGCCATGTGTCGGACAGACGTACTTACAGTGTCGGTGGGCCATCGACGTGCCGCAGAACGGGCACGGACGACCGGGAACCGTCTCGGTGCTCTCCGAGTCAGTCACACAACCGGCGATGAACGGGATGCGCAAGTAGATTGCTATCGGCGGCGGCCGATCCGAAACGGGGAATTCGACCCGAATTTTGAACAAGACTCTTAGGCGTTGCCGAGGAGGAACGATACGGTAGTCACGTCTGTACGGTATCGCCACACAACCACACGATGTCGTGCGGTCAGTTGTGGATCCCGTTTCAGACGCCGCAAACAGTCTCGCTCACGAACGACGGCCGAACACAGTCGATGGAAAAGGCGCTCTGGTACCTGTTCGCGGGAACAAGAGGCGGTGAGAACCGCGTCCGTATCGTACACGCCCTTTCGGATCGACCGATGAACGCGAATCAACTCGCCACTGAACTGAACGTGGGATACCGGACGATACGCCACCACATCGAACTGCTCGAAGAACACGATGTGGTCGAGGGCGGCGACAACGACTACGGGAAGTTGTACTTCCTTACGGACCGGTTCGAGACGTACCGAGACACCTTCGAACAAATCACGGAACACGTAGACTGATGGCAATGGAAACAACGATTCAGGCGGCCAGTGCGCTGGCGGGAGTGAATATCCTCCTTCTGGTCGCCCTCACCGCAGTGTGGGTGAACAACTATCGAACGTTTCGGACGCCGCTCATCTTGGGTCTCGTCGCCTTCGGAGCGGCGATGCTCGCAGAGAACGCCCTCGCACTCTATTTCTTCTTCACCATGCAGAGTCTCTACTCCGGCGACCCCCACGTCCAACAGGCCGTGTTAGCCCTTCGATCCCTCCAACTGATCGCACTCGGTTTCCTGACGTATGTGACCGTGCAGTGACGGCGCGCCGGACAGTCGTTTCTTGTCTCTCGTCTCGCTCCGTCTGTTCTACTTTTTCGCCCGTCTACTCAGCTGACTTTCTCGGAAAGCAGCGCGAATTATGAACAGACTCGACACGGATCTCGAAAAACGACTTTTCCGCCGCTCTGCCTCCGTTCTCTTGGAGGAATTCGATGTCAAACCAACAGCTCTCGACGACCCGACGGGCGTTCCTCGGTGCCGCGGGCGTCGCCGCCGTCGGCGGTCTCGCACTCGGTGGGTCGGCAGTCGCACAGAACGAGGCACGTAACGGCGCGCGTCGCTACCGCGTCACTGTCACAAACCTCACGGATTACCAGCCGTTTACACCGCCAGCCGTCGCGGTCCACCGATCAGACGTTGAACTGTTCTCGGTGGGCGAGATGGCCAACGAGGCGGTCCAACAGGTCGCAGAGAACGGTAATCTCGGGCCGTTCTCGGAACTCGTGGATTCGACGGACGCCATCCGTGGTTCCGCTGTCGGGAGTGGCCCGCTCGTCCCCCGCACGGACCCGGGTGAAACAGACCTTCCGTACTTTGCGGAACTACACGTCTCCGCGGACGCCAGCGCCCGTTACCTGAGCTTCATCAGTATGCTCATCGCCACGAACGACGGCTTTACAGAGGTACAAGGAGAATGCCCCGAGGCTTGACCTCGGGGTTGAATCCGACACTCCGTGAAACAAACCATTAAGTTAACACACTTCTAACCAGCAGACAGCGATGGAATACAGTCACCGCTACCACGCTTACCCGACACAAGCAGTAGCGGAGCGACTGGAATACCACATCGACGTTCATCGCCAAGCGTACAACTACACTCGGTACGAATACGAGAACGTTGACGCCGACAACATCGGGTCAGCGTACAAACACCACTACCGACTCCCCGATTGGAAAGACGAGTTCTCTGTGTTCTCCGACGTGAACTCGAAGGCTCTGCAACGAACCGTCACACGGTTCTATCAGAATCTCTCGAACCTTTCCAAAAAGAAACAGAACGGAAACAAGGTTGGGAAGTTGAAGTGGAAGTCTCCGACTGAGTACCAGAGCATGACGTATTCGCAGTCCGGCTTCGAACTCAAAAACACGAGTGGCCGACACGCGACGTTAGAACTCTCCAAAGTCGGAGATATTCGTATTCGCTACCACCGTGAAATCCATGACCAAGCAGAAATCAAGGAAGTCACCATCAAGAAGGAGACAACCGGAGAGTGGTTCGTCTCGTTCGGCCTCGAAACCGATGATGCTGACTTGCCTGAGAAACCCGACGTGGACTCGCTCAACACGAGCAACAGCGTTGGAATCGACCTCGGCATCCTCAACTACATCCACACAAGCGACGGCAAGACCGTGGACTGGCTCGACCTCGAAGACGACTACGAGCGCCTCCGACGAGAACAGCGTAAGTTGTCTCGAAAGGAGAAAGGATCGAACAACTACGAGAAACAGCGAGTCGAAGTAGCGAAGGTGAAGCGTCATATTCGTCGGAAGGTGCTGGACTACCAGCACAAACTCACGACGTGGCTCGTCAAGGAGTATGACGCCGTGTTCGTGGAAGACCTGAACGTCCAGTGTATGCTTCAGGACGACGGGAACGCTCGGAACAAGCAGGACGTGGCGTGGCGACAGTTCATCACCTTGCTTGAATACAAGGGAGACTTGCACGGAACGCACGTCGTTCAGGTTGATGCTCGGGGCACGACGAAAGAGTGTGCGTCGTGCGGTGTAGAGACGGCGAAACCTATCTGGGTTCGTGAGCATTCGTGTCCGGCGTGTGGGTTTGAAACGGATAGGGATGCAAACGCTTCGTTGAACGTCTTGCAGAGAGGCTTTTCTGCATTAGGGCTGGGATGGCCCGAATCAACGCCCGTGGAGACTGCGCTCCCTACGGATACTCATTCGGTATCTGCAAAGCGCGTCGTGGAAACGGGAAGCCTCGGGGCTTGACCCCGAGGCGATTCACCGGTCTCGATACGGTTCGACTTCCGAGCGACGTGAACGCGTCGCTGACGTACGTTGCAGCCAGCTACGACGCCGGAACGGAGAAAAACACGGAGCGGTTTGCCGACTTAGTGCCACCAGCCCAGACGCTCACCGGTCTCGACTGGGAAGG
It contains:
- a CDS encoding SDR family NAD(P)-dependent oxidoreductase translates to MSGKTVVVTGASRGIGVALVRAFAAEGAHVVCCARDEDALSDVVANVADTPGSAEAVRADVRDEYDVERLMETAARSGDDDGIAVLVPNAAVNHGTPGEMPVHEESYTRFDDTIRTNVRGVFTAVREALPHVNDDTRVLVPSGSIAHDPKPGMGAYAVSKAAVEGLARQFAADVAPVIGVVDPGLVATGLTDGQGRDADDVAPMYVWAATEADRDELDGGRLDRQAWKQATR
- a CDS encoding RNA-guided endonuclease InsQ/TnpB family protein is translated as MEYSHRYHAYPTQAVAERLEYHIDVHRQAYNYTRYEYENVDADNIGSAYKHHYRLPDWKDEFSVFSDVNSKALQRTVTRFYQNLSNLSKKKQNGNKVGKLKWKSPTEYQSMTYSQSGFELKNTSGRHATLELSKVGDIRIRYHREIHDQAEIKEVTIKKETTGEWFVSFGLETDDADLPEKPDVDSLNTSNSVGIDLGILNYIHTSDGKTVDWLDLEDDYERLRREQRKLSRKEKGSNNYEKQRVEVAKVKRHIRRKVLDYQHKLTTWLVKEYDAVFVEDLNVQCMLQDDGNARNKQDVAWRQFITLLEYKGDLHGTHVVQVDARGTTKECASCGVETAKPIWVREHSCPACGFETDRDANASLNVLQRGFSALGLGWPESTPVETALPTDTHSVSAKRVVETGSLGA
- a CDS encoding HVO_2523 family zinc finger protein — encoded protein: MTDSESTETVPGRPCPFCGTSMAHRHCKYVCPTHGVIYDCSDTFW
- a CDS encoding phytoene desaturase family protein yields the protein MNAVSDLSVLDGTSVVVVGGGFGGLSTACYLADAGATVTVLEKNEQLGGRASRLERDGFRFDMGPSWYLMPDVFEDFFGYFDRTPSDYYELTRLDPHYRIFFKDGDRVDMVPDLEQNRETFEAYEPGAGKQFEKYLQKAEKNYEVGMEHFVYTDRTKLSDFADWDVIKNARGLSLIGSMQDHVEKYFDHPKLQQIMQYTLVFLGGAPNNTPALYNLMSHVDFNMGVYYPDGGLGGVVDGMVSLGEELGVEFRVESPVNEIRGREEAFVTRTEDGREFYSDYVVSDADYRHTEMDLLPEGKRQYDEDYWQSRTYAPSAYLLYLGVEGDVPELEHHTLVLPTDWDDHFEKIFDDPAWPDDPAYYLCVPSKTDDTVAPEGHSNLFVLVPIAAGLDDTPEQRERYRDLVLDDIAAHTGEDLRDRIVLEESFCVDDFSDRYNATQGTALGLAHTLRQTALLRPPHHSEEVSGLYFTGSFTTPGIGVPMCLISGQLTAEKMAERMA
- a CDS encoding helix-turn-helix domain-containing protein, with amino-acid sequence MEKALWYLFAGTRGGENRVRIVHALSDRPMNANQLATELNVGYRTIRHHIELLEEHDVVEGGDNDYGKLYFLTDRFETYRDTFEQITEHVD
- a CDS encoding spondin domain-containing protein encodes the protein MSNQQLSTTRRAFLGAAGVAAVGGLALGGSAVAQNEARNGARRYRVTVTNLTDYQPFTPPAVAVHRSDVELFSVGEMANEAVQQVAENGNLGPFSELVDSTDAIRGSAVGSGPLVPRTDPGETDLPYFAELHVSADASARYLSFISMLIATNDGFTEVQGECPEA
- a CDS encoding spondin domain-containing protein → MTPRRFTGLDTVRLPSDVNASLTYVAASYDAGTEKNTERFADLVPPAQTLTGLDWEGEGTGMSDPDLAEDGVITPHPGIMGVGDQDPERFGWDDPVAAVQIERIE
- a CDS encoding phytoene/squalene synthase family protein; protein product: MVKQEQIQQSKAIQRKTGKTFHLATRVLPERVRHATYVLYAFFRVADEVVDAEETAEPSAQRERLEQLRAQALGRDETDDPVLSAFAELREQYDIADEDVNVFIDAMRSDITKSRYETYDELETYMDGSAAAVGRMMTDIMQTPNAEKARPHATALGEAFQMSNFLRDVREDIVERDRVYLPQETLEKHGVTEEQLQSFRCDENFRAVMREEMRRTEALYREGVHGIQYLPEDCQFAVLLAAVLYADHHRAIRKRAYDVLSVTPSLSTARKLALLVKTRAYWAVEKDPETVFRKVSVVPYPSSEDHSHHDPGHSGASRSPGLLGGRLSSWVRSFTRGE
- a CDS encoding prenyltransferase, coding for MNARGRLEYLLTLSRPRFWLYLAGPVAVGVAFAATAVSDLLSPAALVLFGYFLLPGNILLYGVNDAFDADVDEANPKKDDREARWQGDTVVTAVIVASGVLGLGLFAVAPRLTWPYLAGFFLLGVEYSAPPFRFKTTPFLDSVSNGLYILPGAAAFAAVAGQHPPLSALVGAWAWTMGMHTFSAIPDIEPDRTAGIRTTATFLGERRTYAYCFACWLVAAAAFALVDWRLGAVLSAYPLAVLAVARSEISVERAYWWYPVLNTVIGATLTMGALWRLFYG
- the cruF gene encoding bisanhydrobacterioruberin hydratase; this translates as MVEADVALANRLPTTREEWEYRLDRLVRENRFTISVFFPLNGIVLLLASAEGWLSGTVLAPLAFNGLFILFGTFVMRSPLLVGVLPHTTRRGATGVGLLTLYAYLIEYTGVHTGFPYGQFAYGVALGPTVGGIPLGLPVFFVPLVMNAYLLCLLLLGDRAEHTVIRLCTVIIAVLAMDVVLDPGAVALGFWAYTPPGAFYGVPLSNYAGWVLSATVAVILLDWGYDQHILLTRLSECEFMLDDLVSFVILWGGLNAWFGNWLPVAVAALFGLGLLKTERFDSRVFRFSQRKRSGKNSSE